ATATGGTGCATTTTGTAAATTCCCAGAAATATTGAGTTTGAGCCAAGTTATGGCCGTTTGAAGTTTGTGGCATAGAAACCCAAATTCtggattttctaggccatcaaaagTTAAGTAAGATAAAAATGCGCATAATTGTTCATAGATGAATGTTATGTAtctgaattttgagaaaaaaaaccctgTTTTGAGCCAAAATATCGCCGGtttaagttggtggcctagaaacacaaagtttgaattttctaggccatcaaaacttaaattatgcaaaaatgaGCATAACTTTTCAGAGATAAGTATAGTGTTCctgtaattgaaaaacttcacTTTTTCCCGAAGTTATAACCATTTGAAgttagtggcctagaaacccaagtttcatgttttctaggccataaaaaaattaaattagctAAAAATGCGGCCAACTTTCCATAgatgaatataatttttcgaaaattgaaaaatatcaattttaagcAAAGTTATTGTtgtttgaagttggtggcctagaaacccaaattttatattttcaggtggTTTTGGAGCACAGCAAGCCTATAATGTGCAGAATGCAGCTAGAATTGGAACAGAAGTTGCAGAAGGTGTCTTGGTAGCTGAGGAAGTGTCTGAGGcgattggaaaataattttaactacatgttttctgtataaaattgtttttttttttgaaattaaaaaaataaataacttcATCTTATAGAGcagacaatttgaaaaattttttcagttgaaaaaatttcaatatctcTGCTTTCCGCGGAGATACGACGGTTCAAAACTGTGAGGGGTGAGAGAGTGTGGTGGAGGGGGAGAGTGTAGAGAGGCACGCaccctgcgtctctccccctcccacaCTATTTTGGCATTAAAACTTTGAGCGCGCGTAGCTCCTTAACGGTAAGggatatcgaaaaaattttcactgcaGAAATGATCagcgcaaaattttgaacaaactgCCGTACATTTTAAAGTGTTTAGTTGAAAAGTCTCGAAAAAAACCGCGGACAAAAGATGAAAGCGGCGGTTCAAATTAGTTAGTGTAAGACGGCGCGCACAAATCAGAATAGGCAGTCTTTGCCCGCGCGTCTTTATCATATCAGTTTCCTATTTGGTGTACCCATTTGATTGATAGTCTATTGGATTTTCGAGAAGAAAAACTGTATGGTGACATCACTCGGCGGCGGGTATAAAAGCAGCTTTGTCTCAGCGATTCTGACCAGTCAGAAATGGCTTTGTTTCGTTgctttttgtgaattttttggcccaaaatttGTATATATTTGAGCATATTTAGgcaaatttccatatttttcaaattacgcgaaatttctaaaattaaaaaaaaattcaaaaaatttcaaaattttcgaagtcCATAAATcgctcagtttttgagattttcagttttttttttgactaagataccattttgaatatttgttttactATTAAAAACTACTTTAGCTCTTAAAATTATGATAGTTACTGAACAAATCTGAAAGTTCCAAAATGcctttttttaagtttttttttttttttttaagttttaactAATTAGGCAAGACTTCAAGCTGAATTTTAAGACAAACATGGgatgaaaatctcaaaaactgagcgagttatggattttcgaaaatcttaaaaaatttaaaatttaaaattttttctttaattttaggTCCTGCCGCGAAAAACTCTTTGACTACTGTAATCACTAGAGCTAACATTTAATTTGgctttttatagaaaaaaaaccagatttaaggtgaattttaagtcaaaaatgggcctaaaagctcaaaaactgagcgagttatggattttcgaataccttcaaaatttttgaaatttttgaaatttaagtttctGTCGCGAAAACTCTTTTTGTACTGGTATAAAAGTTCATAAcgttaaattttaatttttaaagaaaaatacaagattcaatctaatttttaagccaaaaatgggcttaaaaactcaaaaactgagCGAGttatggattttcaaaaattatcaaaaaaaattgtgttttttaaatttaggtcCTGTCGCGAAAACGTTTTGGGTACTGTAATCACTATGGCTCACATcccaataattatttttgcagtaAAGAACAAACTTTACGGtaaattttaagtcaaaaatggagtgaaaatctgaaaaactggCCGATTTATGGATTCTCGAAAATGTACGAAATTATcgagtttttgaatataaGGTCCTGACGCGAAAACTCTTTGGGTACTGTAACCACTATAGTTTACGGTTCAACactattttggcaaaaaaacacAAGCTTTAAGGtaaattttaagtcaaaaatggagtgaaactctgaaaaactGGCCGATttatggattttcgaaaatcttccaattttgttttttttttaattctcacttttttttcacaattttgaacatttccagaatgcagaaattgacaattctCCTACTTCTGACCATCCTGGGCCTCGCGACATGTCAATGGGGCCCCGGAGGCTGGGGTGGTGGCCCCGGGCGATGGGGTGGCTGGGGAGGCAACAGGTGGGGCGGCGGTGGAGGCCCCGGAGGCTGGGGGAGTAagttttttcagccaatttttcaggtggaAACTGAGGTTTTTTAGATAATGGCGGCGGAGGCTGGGGACGAGGTGGAGGCCGAGGCGGAGGCGATTGGGGAGGCAATAATGGGGGAGGTGGCAACTGGGGAGGCAGTGAGTTTCAGCAAAAGTTTAGAGCTTTCAGCAAGattttacattgaaattttcagacggaGGTGGTCGCGGTGACTGGGGAGGTAATGGAGGCGGTGGCCGAGGAGGCGGAGGCCGAGGCGATTGGGGAGGAAATAACAATGGCGGAGGCGGAAACTGGGGCGGTGGTGGTAACAATGATGGAGGATGGGGAGGAAGTAAGTTTTCCTGTGaaggttctgaaaattctgtaaGTTTTCAGATAATGGAGGCGGAGGTGGAGGTCGTGGAGGCGGTGGTCGTGGAGGTGACGGTCGCGGACCACCTGGAAGCAATGGAGGAGGCGATTGGGGAggcagtgagttttttttggtttttctttttttttgtaaaaattcgaaaagtacaaaaaatttgaaacatttcaccaattggaagttttttaaTACCTCTCCTCTCCGCTGAGCTATACACGTTTGTAGTTTGGAGGCGAGAGAGTGTGGTGGAGGGGGAGAGCGCAGAGAGGCACGCACCCAGCGTCTCTCCTCCTCCCACACTATTTCACCGCTGTAGCTTTGAACACGCATAACTCCTTAACGgttagagatatcaaaaaactttcaactagaGAAATGTTCAGCACACAATTTTGCGTGCAGTGAGGCATaggttatttgaaaaatataaaattgtaggaaattttcagttttgttttcaaattttttgaaatgttgtctGAATATTCTCATAGaacatcaaatttcaaacgttttgGGTTTTCTGAGTTTATCGATATCTCCACCCTCAGCGAAGATATACAAGTTCAAAGTATTGAGGCAAAAGAGTGTGGTGGAGGGGGAGAGTGCAGAGAGCGGTggcgtctgcgtctctcccccttcCGCACTATTTCACCGTTGCAACTTTAAACACGAATAACTCTTTAACGATTAGAGAtatcgaaaaactttcaactggAGAATGATCAGCACAAAATTCTGCGTCGAACAAAAATGAGATTTCAGTGAttccacatttttcgaaaaaaaaattagcaagtGCACAATATTTTCATGTGCTTTATGCGAATTCGTTTTAAAACCTGAAAGAAACACCCATTAATtggctttaaatttttagttgaaatatATTATCCATTTGAAAAGCAATTTGGTGTACAGATTACGTACAACTTTGCagtatttttgaatcaaaaattcaaaatttgaaaattttgatagcaTCATCACATAGAGCCAATAATTCTGAGTATTCCgtcaatttgaagtttttcgataTCTCCACCCTCAGCGGAGATATGCCAGTTTAAAGTATTGAGGGGGAGAGAGTGTGGTGGAGGGGGAGAGTGCAGAGAGGCAGGCaccctgcgtctctcccctcTCACACTATTTCACCGCTGCAGCTTTAAACGCGCATAACTCTTCAGCGGGGAGAGCTATCGAAAAACttccaactacaaaaatgatcAGCACAGCATTTTGCGTCGATTAAGCTAAACAAATTTCTATTTCAGACGGCGGAGGCGGTCGAGGAGGCGGCGGTGGCcgtggtggaggtggaggtggaggtgCCGGAGAACGAATTGCCGAAGGTGTCCTTGGAGCGTTGTTGGGATAAACTGATCTCTCATTTGTCTTCTCTTTTATATACATTTCCGTGTTTGTATGAATTGGCTGTGTCGAAAAATACcggttttcgattttttttttttttttgataactgaTAGGTCAGACTGATATGTCTTAAGAGGACAAAGAGAATAAGAAgacagaaaactgaaaaaaaagtatagttTTTTCTGACAAGTCACGGAATTTGTGATGTAGTAGTAGTGGTCAGTGAAGTGATAGTGGTGTCTAAAAACGGCAGAAGTTCAGACGGAATTTGACATCCAAAACAgctcaactgaaaattttgcggAAACCGGCTAaattcagtgggaaaattttgtaaagtctgaaaataaacacattttgaaattttcaaggtaCTGTAGACTATAGGCTtcctttaaactttaaaaataaatattatacattcgttgaaaaatacaaggattctgtaaatttctggtgagaaattcaaatttttagtcaatgTTCGGTAGGaaattcgaataattttcagtgaattttcaacgggaaattcaagttttcagtcaatttttggcggaaattcaaatttttagtcaatgTTCGGTAGGaaattcgaataattttcagtgaattttcaacgggaaattcaaattttcaatcaatttttggcgggaaattcaagttttcagtcaatttttggcggaaattcaaattttcagtcaatttttggcctaaaattcaaattttcagtcaattttcggcgggaattttaaattttcagtcattttttggcggaaaattcgaattttcggtcaatttttggcgggaaattaaaattttcagtcaattttcagcgggtaatttgaattttcagttaattttctggcgggaaattcaaattttcagtcattttttggcgggaaattcaatgtttcagtcaatatttttttcggaaaattcaaattttcagtcattttttggcgggaaatttaaattttcagtcaatttttggcgggaaattcaatgtttcagtcaattttcagcgggtaatttgaattttcagttaatttttgacgggaaattcaaattttcagtcaattttggcgggaattttaaattttcgggcAGTTTTTGATGACAAATCGCATCACCGGAAGCAATTTTCTAGATCAAACAGGTCAACAGATAGTTCAAATCCAAATTGATTCGTCAAATAAAGGAGTCGATACTAGATACTACTCATCAtcacatttcaaaacttatcACGTTGATAACAAAAATCTTCTGCGTCTCTCTAGATTTTACATACTATTTCGGCGATAGTTCagcatcaaaaattgagaaaaaaggtgggtcttttggcagaaaaaattgagagaaaaaagtataaatactgatgaaaatttggtagtttttcaaaaatcactgcgcatttttttagttcccttaacaaattttgaaatttttgtactaaaaatttctagaattatGAACTTCTTCGTGATCTTCTCCCTCCTTCTTGTTGGCCTTGTATCCGCACAATTCGGCTTTGGAGGCCAGCAATCGTTCGGTGGACGCGGCGGACAATTCGGGGGAATGCAAAGAGGAGGATTCAATGGAagtgagttatttttttcacgaaattcaatttttaaattatattaattaaGCTTGTAGAGTTTAATCTTAGcttcaaaattcagtttccagattttaaaaatattgattttgaacGAAGTTGTGAGCGTTTAAAgatggtggcctagaaatccgaAATTGacgtttctaggccatcaaaaattaattaaaccaAAGTTGAtcagaatttaaaacaatcttcacaaaattttcaaattcgaaaaatattgattttgagcCAAGTTATGAGCGTTTGaacttggtggcctagaaattccaGTTTCTAGGCTACCAATATTTAAATCGTTAAAATTAGTTAAGAAACTGCCGATAATCAGAACACagttttttgctttgaaaaatataaattttgagccaagttatgagcgtttgaagttggtggcctagaaacccgaAATTCGagttctaggccaccaacttaaaGCCGCGATAACTTGGCccaaaatctatatttttggaaaattcaaaatgcatTGTGATACCCTTCAAATATAACACCAAGCAGGGGTGTTTTAcatttggtggcctagaaaccctaATTTCcgtatttctaggccatcaaatTCTATCGGCCATAACTCGGCtcaaaatcattatttttcatttttgaaaaccgcaATATAAATCCCAAAACTTCATCCTTCAGACCGCGGAGGATTCGGCCAGCAATCTCAGTTCGGAGGCCGTGGAGGTAACCAATTCGGCGGCCGCGGGGGAAGCCAATTCAATGGAAGAGGTGGAAACCAATTCGGAGGGCGCGGAGGATTCGGATTCggaaagaaataatttttttcaaataaaattttctgaaataaatatttttcagaatttatttacaatttttttatgtaCACAAAGAAGCAGAACCCTAAGGAAAGGCTGAAAAGGGGCGGTGCCTATTATTTATCAAAGGGGGCGGAGCCTGATTTGTGGCAGGGTGGGGggacattgaaaaaatttgaaaaatttgaaaaaaaaactagaaacagAGGCagaaaaagttacatttttacatagaaaaaaatctacgacagtgaaaaaactggaaaaaagtgggcggagcttaaagAAAGGGGCGTGGCCTTGAAAATATACAGGGAATGGATACCTTGAGAAAGTgtgatgagaaaaatcgagaatttcaagaaaaaattttttattatacattagtaaaaatttttcactgaaaatttttggcgaatgtgtaataacaaatttttttcgagaggAGAACACATTTTGGGGGCGGGGAAAAACGGGGGATCGTGGGAATTGGTAAAGTGGGAATTTAAAGAAGCACTAAgggaaaaaatgtgtttttgggaattttttgaatttttcgaaatttttcgaaaaaaatttttctttacaaaacATTAGTTCTCGGTGAGCCGGATGAACGTGTCAAACGTCTTCTACTAATCACCGGTACCCGCGGTTGCGGGGGCGGCTCGATGACGTCATCCTCGAAATCGACTGGACGTGGGCGTTTACGGGTGACGCGGGTGACGCGGAGCATCTCCTCGTTTTGCTCCATTGTgcattttatctgaaaatttacatgtttcagttgaaatttgagtttcccgccaaaaaaattgactgaaaatttgaatttcccgccaaaaattgattgaaaatttgaatttcccgccaaaaattgattgaaaatttgaatttcccgccaaaagttgactgcaaattcaaatttcccgccaaaaattgattgaaaatttgaatttcccgccaaaaattgattgaaaatttgaatttcccgccaaaaattggctttaaaaaactggaaaaaagcgggcggagcctattatacagtaccccaaattcaaattcaaaatgaatttaggctccgcccatttttattctgaaaaaaattgaatttttttttttgaaaatattatacgTTTGGCTAAATAATACCATTTTCATActagggtactgtagattaggctccgcccacttttaacacaatattttcaaattttagttaaaaaaataaattattacaatattggaaaaaaaattaaaaaattttattattacgcactcgtcaaaaatttgaaccacTGATTTTGacgaatgtgtaataatttttttttttggaaatttcagaaaaaattcaaattttcagtcaatttttggcgggagtttcaaattttcacttaattttcagcggaaaattcgaattttcagtcaatttttggcgggaatttcaaattttcacttaattttcagcggaaaattcgaattttcagtcaatttttggcgggaaattcaaatttttagtcaatttttggcgggaatttcaaatttttagtcaatttttggcgggaatttcaaattttcacttaattttcagcggaaaattcgaattttcagtcaatttttggcgggaaattcataattttagtcaatttttcgccaaaagcCCAAACCAACCTTCAAATCCGTGAGCATAAACTCCTCAGCCAACCATTTCTTATCTCCAAAGCTCATATTCTTACAGCTCCACAGTTGCCTCTGCAGGCTCTCCATAACACTTTTCGCACAAATCCGATCCGCAAAATCCAGCACCCGCGAGATTTCCACATCATTCAGCGGGAGCCGGCGATTGTACAGCACCTGGAGCCCAAGCTTCAAGGTAGGCAGATGCTCGTAGGTTAGGTTAACGGTACGCTCGTAGCCTTCAcggaagtttttcgaaaagagCCCCGAAAAGTACTGAGAGCTGTGAGCCAGAAATTCACGGTTCACCTCGATCAGCTGACCTTCACAGCGGAGGAAGCAATTGGTCAAGCCTGGCATTTTCAGCCGCGGCTTCTGCAATTTGCTGAAGTCTAGGTCGTCATCCTCCTCGTCATCAGATACCATGTCATGATTCTCGATCCAGTTGATCTCCATCAGTAGGGCCCCATCTTCGTCGAGGTATTGGCAGAGGTGGTCGAAGTAGGCGAAGATCGGTGTCCCCACGATGGTATACTCGTCGTCGCGGATCCTTTGGATCCGGTCACTGTGTAAGCGGCGCCCGTTCTCATTGATGACGTGAATGTCGATGTCGAAGTACTTGACACGTTGATCTTCCGAGTAGACCGACTCGTCGTCGATCACATTCACATCCtcctcgtcgtcgtcgtcgtcgctGGTGGTGGCGGAGGTGGATGGGCGGCTCATTTGGAAGCCCAGGGAGACGTACTTCTCGCCTAGGATCTCCTGGGTGTAGGTGTAGATaatgctggaaaaattggaatttcgcaaaaaaaaattttttttgcaaaaaaaaatttttttttattttttttattttttcgcaaaaaaagtcctgtaaaaaactttgaatagaCTTTAGGAGTTTTacactaaaaatttggattctacgcaaaatttgcaaagttttgacacccatattgacccTATTTGGTAAAAGTCGAAATTTGGGCCGAAATAGGCCAAAAATAagccgaaaattgaaaattttcggaaacaaGACCAAATTTGCAGGTGTGGGACTttgacactgaaaattttgaaatttacgcaaaaatttgcaaatttttgacacTTATATTAGCTATAtcctggaaaaatcaaaaaatttttaatttgggcCGAAATAGGCCAAAAttaggccaaaaaatgaaattttggaaataaactattttttgaatttttcaacatgtGTTATtagcaaataaaataaaattttgactttcagcaaaatttccgaaaaagagacatccaaaaacaaaattgtgtGCCGAAATAGTCCGAAATTAagccaaaataaaaaaaaactatatttttcgtGTTGCttgataatttccaaaaattttattgccCGAAAACGCAGAGAACtgcaaaattcgatttttgctcAATGTGGCCTACTTTGGCCTAATTTGGCCTATTCTGGCCTATTTCGGtccgaaaattctaatttcaaattacatagtcaatatgggttttgatattttcggaattttttcaagtattaaatcaaaatactggtattttgattttcggcctATTCTGGACTATTTCGGCCTATTTCGGCCCGAAAATTCCACTTTGACAGAAcatagtcaatatgggtgtcattatttcagaaatgttgtggagaattcaaatttttgaataaaaaagtaccaaatttgaaaacaaaaaagttgagacccaaattttccaaaaaaatttgaatttctcggcCCCCTCACCAATTCCGATTCTGCTCCTCCCATGTGACCatcaaattctgatttttcggcAGTGTTGACGGCCCGATCAACTCGAAATCATCAATAGCCCATTTCAAAGTTGTGTTGAACTCAAATTTCACGGGTTCCTCGTTGGGCTCCGCCACAATTTCCACGGGGTCCAGGCGGTGCATAAGTTGGCTGAATTCACGGTTCAAAGATTTTCCCCAGATGTCGAAGCCGAATTTTCGAGCAATTGGGATTAAATGGATCATACGgtcggctgaaaaaaattttggatttttttgaaagtaaaaaaaattggaaaatttttttttttgattttttggattttttttaaagtttttgataagtttcTTACCTTCCAACTCCCATctgttctgaaaaatgccaaaaatgtcCACAAGATCTTCAAATTCCACGTCACCAACGTCATACTCCTTGGTCTCCTCGTTCTCGAAGAGATAGCCCAGCAATGGACACCGACGCTTCACGTACTGAAATTTGTTCGTTTTAATGTGAAAtaacaaatagaaaaaaatttttgagcctaGCGGGGGTCGAACCAGGGTCTTCAGATTAGTAGGCGAGCATGTTAGCCACTGAGctacttggtttttttttcaattttgattttttaggctcgaagctgaaaaattggagtttgAAATATACTTTTGCAAGAACCTCATTTAGTCTGGAATCCAAAAATCTTAGATCAAGCTTAAGGCCCAGTGTTAGGCCTATTTTAGGCCTAATTTAGGcctgaaactaaaaaaatcgaactttGTGAAATGAATGTTAAATCAGCATTTTATTTCTGGttgattttgaaagttgagaCTAAAATTGTGAACGAAAGCCTTTTTGGGCCGACAAGGCCACAGTAGGCCCGAAAATTAGgccaaaatttcgattttagaTTTATTTGATATAGGGGTCAGATCATATCTAATTTTTTGCGctgatttcgaaaattagatCGAAAGTtgcgcaaaaatgttttgaaccAAGATATGGGCCGATTAGGCCCAAAAAATTGGCCCaaacctcaaaattttggattttacaATTTGGGTGTTGAATCATATCCAAATTTTAtgttgatttcaaattttcacatcaagtttattttaaaaaaatatttgggcCAATTTATGGcccaaaaacaaaactttagaaaaaagctacagtaacccgaataaaattttctaaaaatttgagtgTTATCTCCGATTCGAATCTCTAATTAGTTGCAACGTTATATGATGGAATGTGTCATGATGATTTATGTCAA
This is a stretch of genomic DNA from Caenorhabditis elegans chromosome V. It encodes these proteins:
- the grsp-1 gene encoding Glycine Rich Secreted Protein (Product from WormBase gene class grsp;~Confirmed by transcript evidence), coding for MQKLTILLLLTILGLATCQWGPGGWGGGPGRWGGWGGNRWGGGGGPGGWGNNGGGGWGRGGGRGGGDWGGNNGGGGNWGGNGGGRGDWGGNGGGGRGGGGRGDWGGNNNGGGGNWGGGGNNDGGWGGNNGGGGGGRGGGGRGGDGRGPPGSNGGGDWGGNGGGGRGGGGGRGGGGGGGAGERIAEGVLGALLG
- the nlp-26 gene encoding Neuropeptide-Like Protein (Product from WormBase gene class nlp;~Confirmed by transcript evidence), giving the protein MNFFVIFSLLLVGLVSAQFGFGGQQSFGGRGGQFGGMQRGGFNGNRGGFGQQSQFGGRGGNQFGGRGGSQFNGRGGNQFGGRGGFGFGKK
- the Y43F8C.3 gene encoding BTB domain-containing protein (Confirmed by transcript evidence); this encodes MDDEEEIPVKYKLDGETEWQVKKEAVMKLGKTEWAIRLKLCKQGENHSYYSLHVAALTPNQVSRLQIKCTHQVEPPVVDWEQEYTFGGAHTVLVNPCLLKIAEQKEKMTFVVELKLLNDSEKKPEKPFECEKEINFPGGDFILKSGNRKLKINSAYVKRRCPLLGYLFENEETKEYDVGDVEFEDLVDIFGIFQNRWELEADRMIHLIPIARKFGFDIWGKSLNREFSQLMHRLDPVEIVAEPNEEPVKFEFNTTLKWAIDDFELIGPSTLPKNQNLMVTWEEQNRNCIIYTYTQEILGEKYVSLGFQMSRPSTSATTSDDDDDEEDVNVIDDESVYSEDQRVKYFDIDIHVINENGRRLHSDRIQRIRDDEYTIVGTPIFAYFDHLCQYLDEDGALLMEINWIENHDMVSDDEEDDDLDFSKLQKPRLKMPGLTNCFLRCEGQLIEVNREFLAHSSQYFSGLFSKNFREGYERTVNLTYEHLPTLKLGLQVLYNRRLPLNDVEISRVLDFADRICAKSVMESLQRQLWSCKNMSFGDKKWLAEEFMLTDLKIKCTMEQNEEMLRVTRVTRKRPRPVDFEDDVIEPPPQPRVPVISRRRLTRSSGSPRTNVL